TTTCACCCGCCAAGGGAGATTTTGAACTATTGGGTGCCGCTTTACCCCCCTTAATGTTCACTTCAAAAGCCTCGGTTTCCAATTGTACATAACGCTCTTGCTTGGGGTCGAAATAATTGAAAACGATAGGTTCAATTTTGTAGCTGCCGCCATAACGAGGAACCAGCAAGTATTCAATTTCTTTATAGCCGCTCATGCCTCGGGCATTAACGCTGCTACTTTCTTTAATCTCGGGATCGAAGACCTCAAAGGCAGAGGGGAACTCAATTTCCGGCAATTCCACAAATTTGATATTGCCCTTTCCTTCAATGCGAATGGTATAGCTGATGCTGCCATCCATATTGATTTCGGTGCTGCTTACCTGTGATTTAATACTAAAGTCGCCCACCGCACCACTGAAGTTTTGGGGCCGACCTTTATCGGGCAGCGGTTTAACCGTGATTTTGGGGTAATTGGCCTGCAAGCTTAATTCTTTGGTCGTGCTTAAAGGGAAGCCGAAATAATCTCTTTTTCCGGTATTTACCCGCACGGGAAGGCTTATGGTGGATGAGCCCAAATCGAAGCTGCCGGCTTTTTGCGGAATGATTACTTCCTCATCAATATTGGCGGTGACATAAGCCAAGTTATTGATGTATTCCAGCTTTTCGTTGAGATTGTTCCGTTGAATCTTCTCCTTGTAAAAACCTTCGAATTTGGGCGTTTCTTCGAAATTGAAACGACCGGTTTGCAATTGCTTGCGGATGTAAATGCGGTTGGCCACCATCAGGGGTTCACCCACATAAACGGTGGTTTTATTGGCATAGGGTTTTATAAAGGCCAATTCAGGTTCGGTGGAACTTTGAGTACGCTTGGTTTCCACCACCTTTATTTTCAGGTTTTGCGTTTGGTAGCTCTTACCCTTCACCTGAATTTTAGCCGGCCCAATGATATGTTCCCCTATTTGATCAGCCCTAAGATAATAGGTGTAGGTGAGGGAATAGCGCACCCCACTATTATCAATGGAAGAACTGATGGAAGTTGCTGGTCCGCCTAAAACCCGAAAGCCTTCGAAGGAGGGCGCTTGAAATCCACGGCCTTCTTGATTGATCACAAAATTGACCTGGAATTGCTGCCCTTGATTTACTTCCGTGCGATCTACTTCCGCCCGAAAACTCACCTGAGCGGGAAGCCAGCCTAATTGCAAACTAAATGCTATGAGATAAATCCAAGTTTTCATTACCAGTCTTTTGATCCGGGATTGGGTTTGGCTTTCATCTTCTTACGCTGGAGGCGGGCCTGCGTTTCAAGCTCGGCTCTTTGCAAGGCCTCTAGTAAACGTTCAATGTTCTTGCGACTCTGCTGGGCAGCCTCTTTCTCCGCCTGAGCGGCTTGGTTTTCGGCTTGGGATTCTTTGCCCGGAGTGCCGCCTTTTTGGGGCTCCTGCTTTTGTTGCTCTTGCTTTTGATCTTGAGGATTTTGCTGGGAATCCTCGCCCTGCTTTTCTTGATCCTTAGGGTTTTGACCTTCCTGATTTTGGGGCTCCTGAGATTTTTGATCATCCGAATTCTCGCCCTTCTGATCCTTATCCTGTTTCTCCTGATCGGATTTCTGCTGATCTTGATTTTGTGGCGAATTGGAATTCTGGTCTTTCTCCTGATCCTCCTTTTTTTGATCTTGATCCTGCTTGTCCTCTTGATTGGAATCGCCTTTTTGTTTTTGCTGCTTTTGCTGTTTCTTCTGTTCAGCTAGGGCCTTAGCCAGATTATAGCGGGTTTCTTCATCCGCAGGATTATGCTTTAAAGCGTTTTTATAGGCCTGGATAGCCTCTTTTATTTGCTCATTTTTAAGGTACGAGTTCCCCAGATTGTGATAGATTTCGGCTTTCTGGGCTGGATCTTCAGTACGGGCCAAGCTGAGCTCGAAAGCTTCAATCGCTTCTTGATATCGCTCTTGTTTGTAGAGGGCATCACCCAAATTATATTGACTTACAGAGAGGTCCTTCTCTTCTGCCAGAGCCGCAGCCTCGCGGTATTTGATTTCTGCCTCATCATAGGCCTTAGCGGTGAAAGCCTTATTCCCTTCTTTAATCTGCTTACGAACCTCCTGGGCTTGTAAGCCGATGCTCAATAATATGCCTAAAATCAAACTAAAGTTCTTCATGACGATCGAATAAATTTAGGTTCTTAAACCATTGGGTTTTTCTTTCGAGGATGAAGACATCCAAAATTAAAAGCAGGAGAGCCGGGGCTAATAGCCATTG
The Croceimicrobium hydrocarbonivorans genome window above contains:
- a CDS encoding tetratricopeptide repeat protein: MKNFSLILGILLSIGLQAQEVRKQIKEGNKAFTAKAYDEAEIKYREAAALAEEKDLSVSQYNLGDALYKQERYQEAIEAFELSLARTEDPAQKAEIYHNLGNSYLKNEQIKEAIQAYKNALKHNPADEETRYNLAKALAEQKKQQKQQKQKGDSNQEDKQDQDQKKEDQEKDQNSNSPQNQDQQKSDQEKQDKDQKGENSDDQKSQEPQNQEGQNPKDQEKQGEDSQQNPQDQKQEQQKQEPQKGGTPGKESQAENQAAQAEKEAAQQSRKNIERLLEALQRAELETQARLQRKKMKAKPNPGSKDW
- a CDS encoding BatD family protein yields the protein MKTWIYLIAFSLQLGWLPAQVSFRAEVDRTEVNQGQQFQVNFVINQEGRGFQAPSFEGFRVLGGPATSISSSIDNSGVRYSLTYTYYLRADQIGEHIIGPAKIQVKGKSYQTQNLKIKVVETKRTQSSTEPELAFIKPYANKTTVYVGEPLMVANRIYIRKQLQTGRFNFEETPKFEGFYKEKIQRNNLNEKLEYINNLAYVTANIDEEVIIPQKAGSFDLGSSTISLPVRVNTGKRDYFGFPLSTTKELSLQANYPKITVKPLPDKGRPQNFSGAVGDFSIKSQVSSTEINMDGSISYTIRIEGKGNIKFVELPEIEFPSAFEVFDPEIKESSSVNARGMSGYKEIEYLLVPRYGGSYKIEPIVFNYFDPKQERYVQLETEAFEVNIKGGKAAPNSSKSPLAGESTSDAVDFLNKDILFIKTKASNWHNPNEQFLGSGSFWGWLLSLVSLGLSLIAIWWRKKAEFTNRDSLRKQRAGKAALKKLRKAQEALKANDAELFYQELETAIIGFFSDKFDRGVSGLSKEYLQERLSKAQVLESDIKALLELLEKSEMARFTGLKLEAAAQDYDRAIEVLTEIEKQL